TACAAGTTACTTTTTAATGGACCGTTTATTAGTTGCGGCAGTCATTGAGGCGCGAGGTTATGAAAAGTTTTGGTTAATCGCACAAGCTTTACCTGAAGGCAAAGATAAAGAGCTATATGATGCCATCGCCAAGTCTGAAGAAAAGCACAAAAACTTGTTTGTTGAGTTAGCGTATGAATATTTCGATAAAGCAGAAGTTGATCAACGCTTAGAAGAGTTATTAATTGCTGAAGCTGAAATATGCAAAGCATTACCGATTAAAGCCGTGCTTCATTAATTGTAATTTTTTGATTTTATATAAATATGAAAAGACGTTTTGACAGTATTACACCTACATTAATAAACCAACGAAAATCTGTTCATGAACTGTGCCGTCAATTTACTCGTAGCCCGAGTAAAGGCAATTTAAAACGTTTGAAAGCCTTATTTTTCTCATGCGGCGATGATGTATTTATTGAATATGGTTTTCATATGGAATACGGCGACAATATTAGTATTGGCGAGAGAACCTTTATAAACACACATTGCACCATTGTTGATGGTTCGAAAGACGCTAATAGTAAAATAAACATTGGTACTGATTGCCTTATTGGCCCTAATGTACAATTACTGGCTGTTTCTCATGATGTCGATCCCAATGAGCGATTAGCTAAACATAACTATGCTGACGATATTCTCATTGGCAATAATGTTTGGCTAGGTGGCGGGGTGATTGTACTAGCAGGTGTAAATATTGGCGACAATAGTACGGTTGGCGCGGGTAGTGTAGTCACTAAAAATATTGAAGCGAATACTTTTTATGCTGGAAACCCTGCAGTGAAGATTCGTGATCTATAATTTAAGTTTTATGACTTCTGTTGGTAAATATTCTGAACCAAATTCAGGGTGGTGGTG
The sequence above is a segment of the Colwellia sp. 20A7 genome. Coding sequences within it:
- a CDS encoding sugar O-acetyltransferase — translated: MKRRFDSITPTLINQRKSVHELCRQFTRSPSKGNLKRLKALFFSCGDDVFIEYGFHMEYGDNISIGERTFINTHCTIVDGSKDANSKINIGTDCLIGPNVQLLAVSHDVDPNERLAKHNYADDILIGNNVWLGGGVIVLAGVNIGDNSTVGAGSVVTKNIEANTFYAGNPAVKIRDL